In Flammeovirgaceae bacterium 311, one DNA window encodes the following:
- a CDS encoding thioredoxin reductase (COG0492 Thioredoxin reductase), whose amino-acid sequence MDARKTYEVIIVGGSYAGLSAAMALGRSLRQVLIIDSGRPCNVQTPHSHNFLTQDGETPQAIRAKALMQVLKYPSVSLIEARAVRGGKTAAGFYIETDAAEVFSAKKVLFATGVLDIMPDIQGFAACWGISVLHCPYCHGYEVRGRQLGVIGNGDLGYELSKLISQWSKALVLFTNGPSALSKEQTHQLESKNIRIVEKRISSFQHQEGYLQYVVFNDGSQHELTALFARTSFVQHCSIPEELGCAITEHGFVEVDDFHKTTIPGIYAAGDNCSVYRAVAAATAAGVKAGAFINKELIEDTF is encoded by the coding sequence ATGGATGCCAGAAAGACCTATGAAGTAATTATTGTTGGGGGAAGCTATGCAGGATTGTCTGCTGCCATGGCCCTCGGTCGTTCCTTACGGCAGGTGCTGATCATCGATAGCGGCCGGCCCTGCAATGTACAAACCCCTCATTCGCATAATTTCCTCACCCAGGATGGCGAAACCCCACAGGCGATTCGGGCAAAAGCGCTTATGCAGGTATTAAAGTATCCCAGTGTCAGCTTGATAGAAGCCAGGGCAGTAAGAGGAGGTAAAACAGCCGCGGGATTTTATATTGAAACAGATGCTGCTGAAGTTTTCTCCGCTAAAAAAGTTCTTTTTGCAACAGGTGTTTTAGACATTATGCCTGATATTCAGGGATTTGCTGCTTGTTGGGGAATATCTGTGTTGCACTGCCCTTACTGCCACGGTTACGAAGTTCGGGGTCGGCAACTTGGCGTAATCGGTAATGGCGATCTGGGCTATGAGCTCTCAAAGCTGATCAGTCAGTGGAGTAAAGCCTTAGTGCTTTTTACCAATGGCCCATCTGCTCTTAGTAAAGAACAGACCCACCAGCTGGAAAGCAAAAATATCAGGATTGTTGAAAAGCGGATCAGCAGTTTTCAGCATCAAGAAGGCTATCTTCAATATGTTGTATTCAACGACGGGAGCCAGCATGAACTAACAGCGCTCTTTGCCAGAACCAGCTTTGTGCAGCACTGCAGCATACCGGAAGAGCTGGGTTGTGCCATAACAGAACATGGATTTGTAGAAGTAGATGATTTCCATAAAACCACAATTCCCGGAATCTACGCTGCTGGTGATAATTGCTCTGTTTACAGGGCAGTTGCAGCAGCAACCGCTGCTGGTGTAAAAGCAGGCGCATTTATCAACAAGGAATTAATAGAAGATACTTTTTGA
- a CDS encoding hypothetical protein (COG3545 Predicted esterase of the alpha/beta hydrolase fold), with translation MILNIPGLRNSGPDHWQSYWEQQHPQQFIRVEQDNWQEPEKEAWVARLQEVVKLYEQEELVLVGHSVGCATILHGIKSWGWQLKGVLLVGPSDVDHPNYTHYIKNFGPMPLDQLPFPSVVVASDNDHVVSLQRATFFASCWGSRLEVVREAGHFLPKDGYGPWLQGLKLLDEFGLSF, from the coding sequence ATGATCCTCAATATCCCCGGACTTAGAAACTCCGGTCCGGACCACTGGCAAAGTTATTGGGAGCAGCAGCACCCGCAGCAGTTTATCCGTGTGGAGCAGGATAACTGGCAGGAGCCGGAAAAGGAAGCATGGGTGGCACGGCTGCAGGAAGTGGTGAAGTTGTATGAGCAGGAAGAGCTGGTGCTGGTAGGTCATAGCGTTGGCTGCGCCACCATTCTGCATGGCATAAAAAGCTGGGGCTGGCAGTTGAAAGGTGTATTGCTGGTTGGCCCGAGCGATGTTGATCATCCCAATTATACGCATTACATCAAAAATTTCGGGCCTATGCCCCTGGACCAACTGCCATTTCCTTCTGTGGTGGTGGCGAGCGATAATGACCATGTTGTGTCGCTGCAGCGGGCTACATTCTTTGCCTCCTGCTGGGGCAGCAGGCTGGAGGTTGTACGGGAGGCAGGCCATTTTTTACCAAAAGATGGCTATGGCCCTTGGCTGCAGGGATTGAAGCTGCTGGATGAATTTGGCTTATCCTTCTAA
- a CDS encoding thioredoxin (COG0526 Thiol-disulfide isomerase and thioredoxins) — MGKAIEITDSNFEEIVNSDKPVLVDFWAEWCGPCKMIGPVVEELAGDYEGKAVIGKVDVDSNPEVSAKFGIRSIPTLLVFKNGQVVDKQVGAVSKNILAQKLDAQMA; from the coding sequence ATGGGTAAAGCAATAGAAATTACCGATTCTAATTTTGAAGAAATAGTAAACTCCGATAAGCCAGTACTGGTGGATTTTTGGGCGGAGTGGTGCGGTCCTTGTAAAATGATTGGCCCGGTTGTAGAAGAACTGGCCGGCGATTACGAAGGTAAGGCCGTAATAGGAAAAGTAGATGTTGACAGCAACCCGGAAGTATCTGCTAAATTTGGCATCCGTAGCATACCAACCCTGTTGGTGTTCAAGAATGGCCAGGTAGTTGACAAGCAGGTAGGTGCTGTGAGCAAAAACATTCTGGCTCAGAAGCTGGATGCGCAAATGGCATAA
- a CDS encoding beta-1,3-glucanase, with the protein MEQQKNFLINAVDYMESHPQVFRYAWFAGRSEGPYISLLRQNGKLTELGELYINMPGHDPDYYNPVPARIQGQDYQQMQGI; encoded by the coding sequence ATGGAGCAGCAAAAAAACTTCCTCATCAATGCAGTAGATTATATGGAGAGTCATCCTCAGGTTTTCCGTTATGCCTGGTTTGCCGGCAGGTCGGAGGGACCCTATATTTCACTGCTGAGACAAAATGGAAAATTAACTGAACTGGGAGAGCTCTATATAAACATGCCGGGGCACGATCCTGACTATTATAATCCGGTTCCGGCCAGAATTCAGGGGCAGGATTACCAGCAGATGCAGGGCATTTAG
- a CDS encoding transcriptional regulator (COG2207 AraC-type DNA-binding domain-containing proteins) — protein MSVVIQKFSPSPALKPYIEHYWQGDFNTSAASLLVQQIVPDGFIDLIIHLTDTRCELLQHYYFDSTPDYMIVGLYTRSFPIQFTGLAKVFSIRFKPEGIYQLFGVPAAELQETFIDIESLNRKYFRDFCHRLREKTCTGEMIHHCEQFFLQQLHNMKLQHYYLNCAAEIIRQQKGKVSMEALAAEACISIRQLEREFKQKIGLSPKQYMRLTRLSEANRLMDSGKDIDLTGLSYACGFADQAHFTREFREFIGEKPTAFLKEREKFFP, from the coding sequence ATGAGCGTTGTCATACAGAAATTCAGTCCCTCACCGGCGTTAAAACCCTATATAGAACACTATTGGCAAGGCGATTTCAACACCTCTGCCGCCAGCTTACTGGTACAACAGATAGTGCCTGATGGTTTTATAGATCTGATCATCCACCTCACAGATACACGCTGCGAACTCCTACAGCACTACTATTTTGATAGTACACCAGATTATATGATCGTCGGGCTTTACACCAGGTCGTTCCCCATTCAATTCACGGGATTGGCCAAAGTGTTCAGCATCAGGTTTAAGCCTGAAGGCATATACCAGCTCTTTGGCGTACCCGCAGCCGAACTACAGGAAACGTTCATAGATATTGAAAGCCTGAACAGGAAGTATTTCAGGGACTTTTGCCACCGGCTACGGGAAAAAACCTGCACCGGCGAAATGATTCACCACTGTGAACAATTCTTTCTGCAGCAGCTCCATAACATGAAGCTCCAACATTATTACCTGAACTGTGCAGCCGAGATTATCCGTCAGCAGAAGGGTAAAGTTAGTATGGAGGCCCTGGCAGCAGAGGCCTGCATCAGCATTAGGCAGCTGGAGCGGGAGTTCAAGCAGAAAATTGGTCTGTCTCCCAAGCAGTACATGCGCCTGACACGATTAAGCGAAGCCAATCGTTTAATGGATTCAGGAAAAGACATCGATCTCACCGGCCTCTCTTATGCCTGTGGCTTTGCCGATCAGGCACACTTTACCAGAGAATTCAGGGAGTTTATAGGAGAAAAGCCTACCGCCTTCTTAAAAGAGCGTGAAAAGTTTTTCCCGTGA
- a CDS encoding cupin domain-containing protein (COG1917 Uncharacterized conserved protein, contains double-stranded beta-helix domain): MENIAQSRPSQRCRVAFPLQWMHGTKDSATVYFELEPKEEVGSHTDSAEEILLVLEGSVEATVGEETVHAEKGQLVLVPKMVPHNVKNTGSSTARIFGFFGGANSIVATFDHGWGPEGERIFDTAALVAS; encoded by the coding sequence ATGGAGAACATTGCACAAAGCAGGCCCAGCCAAAGATGCCGGGTTGCTTTTCCCCTGCAATGGATGCACGGTACTAAGGATAGTGCCACGGTATATTTTGAATTAGAGCCGAAGGAAGAAGTGGGCAGCCATACCGACAGTGCAGAAGAAATACTCCTGGTGCTGGAAGGTAGCGTTGAGGCTACCGTTGGCGAGGAAACAGTACACGCAGAAAAAGGGCAACTGGTGCTGGTACCTAAAATGGTGCCCCACAATGTGAAAAACACAGGCAGTAGTACCGCCAGGATTTTTGGATTTTTTGGCGGTGCCAACTCTATTGTAGCCACTTTTGACCATGGCTGGGGACCCGAAGGGGAACGAATTTTTGATACTGCTGCCCTTGTCGCCTCTTAA
- a CDS encoding hypothetical protein (COG2318 Uncharacterized protein conserved in bacteria), which yields MTKTSPDTTTTIIDIFAGELEQEAVTTRKMLERIPDDKFGWKPHEKSMTIKTLATHIAELPTWIGMTLNTDELDFSSNPYTPADVNTTAELLEYFEKCLADGRVQIALGRDEQLSEPWTLRNGDTIYITSPKLEVLRMTFNQIVHHRAQLGVYLRLLNIPIPGSYGPSADEM from the coding sequence ATGACTAAAACCTCGCCCGACACCACAACCACTATCATCGACATCTTTGCCGGGGAGCTGGAGCAGGAGGCTGTTACCACCCGCAAAATGCTGGAGCGCATTCCTGATGATAAGTTCGGCTGGAAGCCACACGAAAAGAGCATGACCATTAAAACGCTGGCAACCCATATTGCAGAGCTTCCTACATGGATCGGCATGACCCTCAACACCGATGAGCTGGATTTCTCCAGCAACCCCTATACCCCCGCAGATGTAAATACCACTGCAGAACTGCTGGAGTATTTTGAGAAATGCCTGGCAGATGGCAGAGTACAGATTGCTTTGGGCCGGGATGAGCAGCTATCCGAACCATGGACCCTGCGCAATGGTGACACCATCTACATCACTTCACCCAAGCTGGAGGTATTACGAATGACTTTTAACCAGATTGTACATCACCGGGCGCAGTTAGGGGTTTACCTCAGGTTACTGAACATCCCCATCCCCGGCAGTTACGGTCCCAGCGCCGACGAAATGTAA
- a CDS encoding DNA polymerase iii, alpha subunit (COG2176 DNA polymerase III, alpha subunit (gram-positive type)) has protein sequence MYLIFDTETTGLPKNYNAPITDLDNWPRLVQLAWQLHGAKGELLNAGNHIVRPEGFTIPYNSEKIHGISTQMALEMGKPLKEVLEIFAADVAKAGVLVGHNVEFDINVMGAEFIRGAVPSKLLETSVLDTKEVSTDFCAIPGGRGGKFKWPTLTELHTKLFGEGFGDAHDAAYDVHATTRCFFGLVKEQVVKPFDATPYAEIVYEAPELDAANFAKRKEEPKAGAGLVVDKAAAKKIDSPFSHLHVHTQYSILQATPNIKNLIKKTRELGMKAVAMTDHGNMFGAFIFVKEALAAELKPIVGCEYFVAEERTTLKFTKDNPDKRFSQVLIAKNKTGYHNLAKLSSLAYMEGCYGQFPRIDKDLICQYREGVIATTGGLDGEIPSLILNIGEGPAEEAFKWWHECFGDDFYVQLQRHGLDEENKVNEVLLGFCRKYGVKYFAANNVYYLDKADAAAHDVLLCVRDGEMQSTPIGRGRGFRFGFPNQEFYLKPEDEMKALFVDLPEAIECTQEIVDKVEAYKLQRDVLLPKFDIPAEFRDPQDEEDGGKRGENNYLRHLTYEGAKRRYPEITPEIQERLDFELETIAKTGYPGYFLIVQDFTNKAREMGVAVGPGRGSAAGSAVAYCIGITNVDPIAYDLLFERFLNPDRVSLPDIDIDFDDEGRGAVIDYVVKKYGQNQVSQIITYGTMAAKSAIRDCARVMELPLSESNELAKMVPEKPGTTLAMAFKEVPELKAIRDGRGLKAEVLKQAEILEGSLRNTGIHACGVIITPDDITKYIPVATSKDAALVNTQFDNSVVESAGMLKMDFLGLKTLSIIKTAIQYIKKRHGVTIDPDTIPLDDLKTYELYQRGETNGTFQFESPGMQKHLRNLKPDKFEDLIAMNALYRPGPLEYIPNFIARKHGREPITYDIQAMDEYLGETYGITVYQEQVMLLSQSLAGFSKGDADVLRKAMGKKIFALLEKLKPKFIEGGKERGHDPKALEKVWKDWEAFAAYAFNKSHSTCYSVVAYHTAYLKAHYPAEYMASVLTHNQSNIEKVTFFMEECRNQGIKVLGPDVNESDVHFMVNEAGEIRFGLGAIKGAGEAAVEEIINERNKKGKYKDIFDFAKRVNLRAVNKKTFECLAMAGGFDCFDNCHRRQYLHTDESGEGTLIETAIKWAQRAQQEEDSAQVSLFGGAAGGVAIPMPKPPQVEPFGDLEKLRIEKEVVGFYLSGHPLDQFKLELLQFCNTRCSELNDLPALRSRTQVTLGGTVTDVGHRMTKNGKPFGTLSLEDYDGSFTFYLFGEDYTRFKAFLTPGWFLHLQGSVQSKPWKEDDLEFKITNIQLLGDIRSKLAKTLKLKVPVQHISKELIQLLEQVGSQYPGSCELKVLLEAHEDGQSMEIELLSRKYRIDPTNDLFKQLDALKPDVEYSLG, from the coding sequence ATGTATTTAATATTCGATACCGAAACCACCGGTTTACCCAAGAATTATAACGCCCCTATTACCGATCTGGACAACTGGCCGCGCCTGGTGCAGCTGGCCTGGCAGCTGCATGGTGCTAAGGGCGAGTTGCTGAATGCGGGTAATCATATTGTAAGGCCAGAGGGTTTTACCATTCCATATAATTCAGAGAAGATCCACGGCATCAGCACCCAGATGGCCCTGGAGATGGGTAAGCCGCTGAAGGAGGTGCTGGAGATATTTGCTGCCGATGTGGCAAAAGCCGGCGTGCTGGTAGGCCATAATGTGGAGTTCGATATCAACGTAATGGGGGCGGAGTTTATCCGGGGAGCTGTTCCCAGCAAGCTGCTCGAAACCTCCGTTCTCGATACCAAAGAAGTGTCGACCGACTTCTGCGCCATACCCGGCGGCAGGGGCGGTAAGTTTAAATGGCCTACGCTAACTGAACTGCACACCAAGCTCTTTGGCGAAGGTTTTGGTGATGCCCACGATGCTGCCTACGACGTACATGCCACCACCCGCTGCTTCTTTGGCCTGGTAAAAGAGCAGGTGGTGAAGCCCTTCGATGCTACGCCTTATGCAGAAATCGTGTATGAGGCACCGGAGCTGGATGCCGCTAACTTTGCCAAGCGTAAGGAAGAGCCTAAAGCCGGTGCAGGTTTAGTAGTCGACAAGGCCGCTGCCAAAAAGATTGACAGCCCTTTTTCGCACCTGCACGTACACACCCAGTATTCCATTCTGCAGGCTACGCCCAACATCAAAAACCTGATCAAAAAGACCAGGGAGCTTGGTATGAAGGCGGTGGCCATGACCGACCATGGCAATATGTTCGGTGCCTTCATCTTTGTGAAGGAAGCACTGGCCGCAGAGCTGAAGCCTATTGTGGGTTGCGAGTATTTTGTGGCAGAAGAGCGTACTACCCTAAAATTCACCAAAGACAATCCTGATAAGCGCTTTAGCCAGGTGCTGATCGCTAAAAATAAAACGGGGTATCATAACCTGGCAAAGCTTAGCTCCCTGGCGTATATGGAGGGCTGCTACGGCCAGTTTCCCCGTATCGACAAAGACCTGATCTGCCAGTACCGCGAAGGGGTGATCGCCACCACCGGCGGACTGGATGGGGAAATCCCCAGCCTGATCCTGAACATAGGCGAAGGTCCGGCAGAGGAGGCGTTCAAGTGGTGGCACGAGTGCTTTGGCGATGATTTTTACGTGCAGCTGCAGCGCCATGGCCTCGACGAAGAAAATAAGGTAAACGAAGTGCTGCTGGGCTTTTGCCGCAAATATGGCGTGAAGTACTTTGCCGCCAACAATGTATACTACCTCGATAAGGCCGATGCTGCCGCCCACGACGTACTGCTGTGCGTGCGCGATGGTGAAATGCAGTCAACACCGATTGGCCGGGGCAGGGGCTTCCGCTTTGGCTTCCCCAATCAGGAGTTTTACCTGAAGCCTGAGGATGAGATGAAGGCCCTTTTTGTCGACCTGCCTGAAGCCATTGAGTGCACACAGGAGATTGTGGATAAGGTAGAAGCCTATAAGCTGCAGCGCGATGTGCTGCTGCCTAAGTTCGATATCCCGGCCGAATTTCGTGATCCGCAGGATGAGGAGGACGGCGGTAAAAGGGGAGAGAACAATTACCTGCGCCACCTCACCTACGAAGGTGCCAAAAGGCGCTATCCGGAAATCACCCCTGAAATTCAGGAGCGGCTGGATTTTGAGCTGGAGACGATTGCCAAAACAGGCTATCCCGGCTACTTCCTCATTGTGCAGGACTTTACCAACAAAGCCCGCGAAATGGGCGTGGCGGTAGGGCCGGGCAGGGGCTCGGCAGCCGGATCTGCGGTGGCTTACTGCATTGGTATCACCAATGTAGACCCCATTGCTTACGACCTGCTGTTCGAGAGATTTCTGAATCCCGACAGGGTTTCACTCCCCGATATTGATATTGACTTCGACGACGAAGGCCGCGGTGCGGTAATCGATTATGTGGTGAAGAAGTACGGGCAGAACCAGGTATCACAGATCATTACCTACGGTACCATGGCGGCCAAATCGGCCATCCGTGACTGCGCCCGGGTAATGGAGTTGCCGCTGTCTGAATCGAACGAGCTGGCTAAAATGGTCCCCGAGAAACCCGGAACCACCCTGGCCATGGCCTTTAAGGAGGTGCCGGAGCTAAAGGCCATTCGCGATGGTCGTGGTCTAAAGGCAGAAGTGCTAAAGCAGGCCGAAATCCTGGAGGGATCATTACGCAACACAGGTATCCACGCCTGCGGGGTGATCATTACGCCCGATGATATTACCAAATACATTCCGGTAGCCACCTCGAAAGATGCGGCCCTGGTAAACACCCAGTTCGATAACTCGGTGGTAGAAAGCGCCGGTATGCTGAAGATGGACTTCCTGGGCCTGAAAACCCTCTCCATCATCAAAACGGCCATCCAGTATATCAAGAAAAGACATGGCGTAACCATTGACCCCGATACCATTCCGCTTGATGACCTGAAGACCTACGAGCTCTACCAGCGGGGTGAAACCAATGGTACCTTCCAGTTCGAGTCGCCGGGCATGCAAAAGCACCTGCGCAACCTCAAGCCCGATAAGTTCGAGGACCTGATTGCCATGAACGCCCTCTACCGGCCGGGCCCGCTCGAATACATCCCGAATTTCATCGCCCGTAAGCACGGCCGCGAGCCTATTACCTACGATATCCAGGCCATGGACGAATACCTGGGCGAGACCTACGGTATTACGGTGTACCAGGAACAGGTAATGCTCCTGTCGCAGTCGCTCGCCGGATTCTCCAAGGGCGATGCCGACGTACTGCGCAAGGCCATGGGTAAAAAGATCTTTGCCCTGCTGGAAAAGCTGAAGCCCAAGTTTATAGAAGGTGGAAAGGAGCGGGGCCACGATCCCAAGGCGCTGGAAAAAGTCTGGAAAGACTGGGAAGCCTTTGCCGCCTACGCCTTCAATAAATCACACTCTACCTGCTACTCTGTGGTGGCCTATCACACCGCCTATCTAAAGGCCCACTACCCGGCCGAGTATATGGCCTCAGTGCTTACGCACAACCAGAGCAACATTGAGAAGGTAACTTTCTTTATGGAGGAGTGCCGCAACCAGGGCATCAAGGTGCTGGGACCCGATGTGAATGAATCGGATGTGCACTTTATGGTAAACGAGGCCGGCGAAATCCGCTTTGGTCTGGGTGCTATCAAAGGAGCGGGCGAGGCAGCCGTAGAAGAAATCATCAACGAAAGAAATAAAAAGGGCAAATACAAAGACATCTTCGATTTTGCCAAGCGTGTTAACCTGCGGGCGGTAAACAAAAAAACTTTTGAATGCCTGGCCATGGCCGGTGGCTTCGACTGCTTTGATAACTGCCACCGCCGCCAGTACCTGCATACCGACGAATCGGGTGAAGGTACGCTGATCGAAACTGCTATCAAATGGGCACAGCGGGCACAGCAGGAGGAAGACAGTGCACAGGTAAGCCTGTTTGGAGGGGCAGCCGGAGGAGTGGCCATTCCCATGCCCAAGCCCCCGCAGGTAGAGCCTTTTGGCGACCTGGAGAAGCTGCGTATTGAAAAAGAGGTGGTGGGCTTTTACCTAAGCGGCCACCCGCTCGACCAGTTCAAACTGGAGCTGCTGCAGTTCTGCAACACCCGTTGCAGTGAGCTGAATGACCTGCCTGCCCTGCGCAGTCGCACCCAGGTAACCCTGGGCGGTACCGTAACAGATGTTGGACACCGCATGACCAAAAATGGCAAACCATTCGGCACACTCTCGCTCGAAGACTACGATGGCTCCTTTACCTTCTACCTGTTCGGCGAAGATTACACCCGCTTTAAAGCCTTCTTAACCCCGGGCTGGTTTCTGCACCTGCAGGGAAGCGTACAGTCAAAGCCCTGGAAAGAAGACGACCTGGAGTTCAAGATTACCAACATTCAGCTGTTGGGCGACATCCGCAGCAAGCTGGCCAAAACCCTGAAGCTAAAGGTGCCGGTGCAGCACATCAGCAAAGAGCTTATCCAGCTGTTAGAGCAGGTGGGCTCCCAATACCCCGGCAGCTGCGAACTTAAGGTGTTGCTGGAGGCTCATGAAGATGGACAGTCTATGGAAATAGAACTCCTAAGCCGTAAGTACCGCATAGACCCCACTAACGACCTCTTTAAGCAACTGGATGCCCTGAAACCGGATGTTGAATATAGTCTTGGGTAA
- a CDS encoding carbohydrate-binding protein, which translates to MNVAYIDTGDWIEYNLDVAEGQEFYVSLRIAGTQTGYMQLMLNERQLTQFTIPGTGGWQNIDQQISIPVGRHSLRFMVVKGGFNLNWLEVSTEKPGTVKV; encoded by the coding sequence ATGAATGTGGCTTATATAGATACTGGTGACTGGATTGAGTATAATCTGGATGTTGCAGAAGGGCAGGAGTTTTATGTAAGCCTGCGCATAGCCGGCACCCAAACAGGATATATGCAGCTTATGCTGAATGAGCGGCAGCTTACCCAGTTTACCATTCCCGGAACAGGCGGCTGGCAAAACATTGATCAGCAGATATCGATCCCTGTCGGCAGGCATAGCCTGCGTTTTATGGTGGTTAAAGGTGGCTTTAACCTGAACTGGCTGGAGGTTAGTACAGAAAAGCCCGGTACCGTTAAGGTATAG